The Montipora capricornis isolate CH-2021 chromosome 3, ASM3666992v2, whole genome shotgun sequence genome window below encodes:
- the LOC138039986 gene encoding uncharacterized protein gives MAAHAYKPGELFRRLHLDNVQQSEENQAYSGIVSEEDPMESHTSTVNNFTLPSRPSIAQAAQGKRKASENKEQSTAPKKTKKNPKNKAWSADQVELLLRYLKDFKPKCDFNGIDFEADLASMYTEIRRCMAADFPEEFGPEVVTEPIKPLKEMSEKEYEAFKKHRDSERTHLKKGYDRVKEKIRNVRQDFRTAVNKGTRSGSGKIVQENFDLLSEIWGVSPATTSLSFGIDADTLGTDISSEIHNETLEDASTVESTDSSSESLSAETPVLSPGQKKSKGVSLSNIPKLVDNKRRHMEKTLSQAQRDQPLMNTAKEDLLMKKEMMESFQQPNKTLEESISKMTMCLTSLGDGIASGMQMLAMALSGQPQNNVPQVSHPHFNTYSGFASPPSYGNNNYCSPLTRRSVPSQFSRIGSEEVMQSINEQGPILGPTRTLLEDESFQL, from the exons ATGGCCGCCCACGCTTACAAACCCGGCGAGCTTTTTCGCCGGCTTCATCTGGATAACGTGCAACAGagcgaagaaaatcaagcatATTCTGGGATTGTGAGTGAAGAAGATCCGATGGAGTCCCACACATCCACTGTCAACAACTTTACTTTGCCTAGTCGGCCGTCGATAGCACAAGCAGCGCAAGGCAAGAGAAAAGCCTCTGAGAACAAAGAACAGTCAACAGCCCCTAAGAAAACCAAGAAGAACCCTAAAAACAAGGCATGGAGCGCTGATCAAGTTGAACTTCTTTTGAGATACCTAAAAGACTTCAAACCGAAGTGCGACTTTAATGGAATCGATTTCGAGGCCGACCTGGCCTCTATGTATACGGAGATACGTCGGTGTATGGCTGCCGATTTTCCAGAAGAATTTGGTCCCGAGGTTGTTACTGAGCCTATAAAACCGCTCAAAGAAATGAGTGAGAAAGAATACGAAGCCTTCAAAAAACACAGAGATAGTGAAAGAACTCATTTAAAAAAAGGGTACGATAGAGTGAAAGAAAAGATTCGAAACGTgaggcaagatttccgcacagcaGTGAACAAGGGAACAAGAAGTGGTAGTGGGAAAATTGTTCAAGAAAATTTCGATTTGTTGTCTGAAATATGGGGTGTCTCGCCAGCTACCACGTCCCTTTCCTTTGGAATTGATGCAGACACATTAGGAACAGACATCAGCTCGGAAATACATAATGAAACGCTAGAAG ATGCATCAACTGTAGAGTCAACTGATTCCTCCAGTGAAAGCCTATCTGCAGAAACCCCAGTACTATCCCCAGGTCAGAAAAAAAGTAAAGGTGTCTCTCTCTCCAACATCCCCAAGTTGGTTGACAATAAGAGAAGGCATATGGAGAAAACACTGTCCCAGGCGCAACGAGACCAGCCGTTGATGAATACTGCTAAAGAAGATCTTCTCATGAAGAAAGAAATGATGGAGTCATTTCAACAACCAAACAAGACATTGGAAGAGTCCATATCAAAGATGACCATGTGTTTAACATCTCTTGGAGATGGAATTGCCAGTGGGATGCAAATGTTGGCAATGGCTCTCTCTGGTCAACCCCAGAATAATGTTCCTCAAGTTTCCCACCCACATTTCAATACATACAGTGGCTTTGCATCCCCACCTTCATATGGcaacaacaattattgttcCCCATTAACCAGACGTTCTGTACCCTCCCAGTTCAGCAGAATTGGTAGTGAGGAAGTGATGCAGTCCATCAATGAGCAAGGACCAATTCTAGGGCCTACTCGTACACTATTAGAAGATGAAAGCTTTCAGCTCTGA